One genomic window of Xanthobacter dioxanivorans includes the following:
- a CDS encoding MFS transporter has protein sequence MTGGPSGERAQPTPARPLSGRSLFITGLGIGQICSWGSLYYSFPLMAEAMGRDLGWSKPDLFGAATLGLALGGIAAFPVGAAVDRGHGRWVMAAGAGLAGLILLIWSQVQQLWLFYLLMAALGILQAATLYEPAFAVVARRTGAAGARAGITALTLWGGFASTVFIPLIQILLDMVGWRDALVALGAVNLVVCAPLYATVIRPAADHVAAPAHGPALSEAVTLRQITLRQTMGRVVRRPTFWALAVAFTAYAATFSAFTFHLYPLLLERGFTTGSVALAMAIIGPTQVAGRIAVSVFAPRAPVRLIGSCAVLAFPIAILALAWLPPSFALVAAIVALYGSANGIMTIVRGLAVPEMLTRQAYGAVNGALAAPAMLARALAPAGAALLWAQSQSYGAVLSAMVAGGVLLAAAFWAAALLSRRDDDRAP, from the coding sequence GTGACCGGTGGCCCGAGCGGTGAGCGCGCGCAGCCGACGCCCGCGCGCCCGCTTTCCGGCCGCAGCCTGTTCATCACCGGCCTCGGCATCGGCCAGATCTGCTCCTGGGGTTCGCTCTATTACAGCTTTCCCCTGATGGCCGAGGCCATGGGGCGCGATCTCGGCTGGTCCAAGCCGGACCTGTTCGGCGCCGCCACCCTCGGCCTCGCCCTCGGGGGCATCGCCGCCTTTCCCGTGGGCGCCGCTGTCGACAGAGGTCACGGCAGGTGGGTGATGGCGGCCGGGGCGGGCCTTGCCGGCCTTATCCTCCTCATCTGGTCGCAGGTGCAGCAGCTGTGGCTGTTCTATCTCCTGATGGCCGCCCTCGGCATCCTCCAGGCAGCAACCCTCTATGAACCGGCGTTCGCGGTCGTGGCGCGCCGGACCGGAGCGGCCGGCGCCCGGGCCGGCATTACCGCGCTCACCTTGTGGGGCGGCTTCGCCTCCACCGTGTTCATTCCACTGATCCAGATCCTGCTGGATATGGTGGGCTGGCGTGACGCGCTGGTGGCGCTCGGCGCCGTGAACCTCGTGGTTTGCGCGCCGCTCTATGCCACGGTGATCCGGCCGGCGGCCGACCACGTGGCCGCGCCGGCCCACGGGCCAGCGCTGTCGGAAGCCGTCACCTTGCGACAGATCACCTTGCGACAGACCATGGGGCGCGTCGTCCGGCGTCCCACCTTCTGGGCCCTGGCGGTTGCGTTCACCGCCTATGCCGCCACCTTCTCCGCCTTTACCTTTCACCTCTATCCCCTGCTGCTGGAGCGCGGCTTCACGACCGGGAGCGTAGCGCTCGCCATGGCCATCATCGGCCCCACCCAGGTGGCGGGGCGGATCGCCGTCTCGGTGTTCGCACCGCGCGCTCCGGTGCGGCTCATCGGCAGCTGTGCCGTGCTGGCCTTTCCGATCGCCATCCTCGCCCTGGCGTGGCTGCCGCCCAGCTTCGCCCTGGTGGCGGCCATCGTGGCGCTCTACGGCAGCGCCAACGGCATCATGACCATCGTGCGCGGGCTCGCCGTGCCGGAAATGCTGACCCGGCAGGCCTATGGCGCCGTGAACGGCGCGCTGGCGGCGCCCGCGATGCTCGCGCGGGCTTTGGCGCCAGCCGGTGCCGCACTTCTCTGGGCGCAATCCCAGTCCTACGGCGCCGTCCTGTCCGCCATGGTCGCGGGAGGCGTCCTGCTGGCGGCAGCCTTCTGGGCCGCGGCGCTGCTATCGCGCCGCGACGATGATCGAGCCCCTTGA
- a CDS encoding PadR family transcriptional regulator, with protein sequence MPRTAPPVPPSPAPVPKPGPDFLSRAYWNGTIKMSLSKFFILCVLHQRPMHGYDVARAVEATTNGCCSPTEGTIYPVLREFEEGGYVTAASEVVSGRERKVYTLTDKGRAAFKVAVEAWMDVTRCLVDAEKMIAGAPGGDGSTGGCCA encoded by the coding sequence ATGCCCCGAACCGCTCCGCCCGTTCCGCCTTCGCCCGCTCCTGTGCCGAAGCCGGGGCCGGATTTCCTGAGCCGGGCCTATTGGAACGGCACCATCAAGATGAGCCTGTCCAAGTTCTTCATCCTGTGCGTGCTGCACCAGCGGCCCATGCACGGATACGACGTGGCACGGGCGGTGGAGGCCACCACCAACGGCTGTTGCTCCCCCACCGAGGGCACCATCTATCCGGTGCTGCGGGAGTTCGAGGAAGGCGGCTACGTCACCGCGGCAAGCGAGGTCGTCTCGGGCCGCGAGCGCAAGGTCTACACCCTCACCGACAAGGGACGCGCCGCCTTCAAGGTGGCGGTGGAGGCGTGGATGGATGTGACCCGTTGCCTGGTCGACGCCGAGAAGATGATCGCCGGTGCGCCGGGCGGGGACGGGAGCACCGGGGGATGCTGCGCCTGA
- a CDS encoding ABC transporter ATP-binding protein: MLTISGLHSHYGLSHIIQGIDLQAEPGEVIGIFGRNGVGKTTLLKTIAGWVKPTEGTIRLGTVALQGLEPNRITRVGVGLVPEDRRIFPGLTVEENLALGLMQVRGRSPRAEREVIDRIYDRFPRLKERRRQLGTTLSGGEQQMLAMARVLVGAPRLVLVDEPSEGLAPMIVAEVFAIVRELRDSGAIVLLVEQNVHEALAVTDRFVVIERGRVVLTGDGENAQDRARLLSALAV, translated from the coding sequence ATGCTGACCATTTCCGGGCTCCATTCCCACTACGGCCTCAGCCACATCATCCAGGGCATCGACCTTCAGGCCGAACCCGGCGAGGTGATCGGCATCTTCGGCCGCAACGGCGTCGGCAAGACCACCCTGCTGAAGACCATTGCCGGCTGGGTGAAGCCGACCGAAGGCACCATCCGCCTCGGCACGGTGGCCCTCCAGGGGCTGGAGCCGAACCGCATCACCCGCGTCGGCGTCGGCCTGGTGCCGGAGGACCGGCGGATCTTTCCCGGCCTCACGGTGGAAGAGAACCTCGCCCTCGGCCTGATGCAGGTGCGCGGTCGCTCGCCGCGGGCGGAACGGGAGGTGATCGACCGGATCTATGATCGCTTTCCGCGGCTGAAGGAGCGCCGCCGCCAGCTCGGCACCACCTTGTCCGGCGGCGAACAGCAGATGCTCGCCATGGCCCGGGTTCTCGTTGGCGCGCCGCGATTGGTGCTCGTGGACGAACCCAGCGAGGGCCTCGCGCCCATGATCGTCGCCGAGGTGTTCGCCATCGTGCGCGAGCTGCGCGACAGCGGCGCCATCGTCCTGCTGGTGGAGCAGAACGTGCATGAGGCGCTGGCGGTGACCGACCGCTTCGTGGTGATCGAGCGCGGCCGCGTCGTGCTCACCGGCGACGGCGAGAATGCGCAGGACCGCGCCCGCCTGCTCTCGGCCCTCGCCGTGTAG
- a CDS encoding ABC transporter ATP-binding protein: MSRPVLEVRDICIAFGGLRAVDGVSFSAARHAITTVIGPNGAGKSTLFNMISGALRPLEGQVLIDGVEMTGAAPERVKAAGLSRSFQITNLFFELTVAENLRLAAQVLEPAARALLPIRRSTRARAKTEEMLERFQLAHRRDELAGNLSHGDQRRLEIAVCLASEPKILLLDEPTQGMSHQDTADTASLVRALTADVSVLLIEHDIGLVMELSDHVVVMHQGRKLAEGPPALVRADPEVQAAYFGHA, from the coding sequence ATGAGCCGGCCCGTCCTCGAAGTGCGCGACATCTGCATCGCCTTCGGCGGCCTGCGGGCGGTCGACGGGGTCAGCTTCAGCGCCGCGCGGCATGCCATCACCACGGTGATCGGCCCCAACGGCGCGGGCAAGTCCACCCTGTTCAACATGATCTCCGGCGCGCTGAGGCCCCTCGAAGGCCAGGTCTTGATCGACGGGGTCGAGATGACGGGCGCGGCGCCGGAGCGGGTGAAGGCGGCAGGCCTGTCGCGCTCGTTCCAGATCACCAACCTGTTCTTCGAGCTCACCGTGGCCGAGAACCTGCGGCTCGCCGCCCAGGTTCTGGAGCCCGCGGCACGCGCCTTGCTGCCGATCCGCCGCTCGACCCGCGCCCGCGCCAAGACCGAGGAGATGCTGGAGCGCTTCCAGCTCGCCCACCGCCGCGACGAGCTCGCCGGCAACCTCTCCCACGGCGACCAGCGGCGGCTGGAGATCGCGGTGTGCCTCGCCTCGGAGCCGAAGATCCTGCTGCTCGACGAACCCACCCAGGGCATGAGCCACCAGGACACCGCGGACACCGCCAGCCTGGTGCGCGCGCTCACCGCCGATGTCAGCGTGCTGCTGATCGAGCACGACATCGGCCTCGTCATGGAACTCTCCGACCACGTGGTGGTGATGCACCAGGGCCGCAAGCTTGCCGAGGGGCCGCCCGCGCTGGTGCGGGCCGACCCCGAGGTGCAGGCCGCCTATTTCGGACACGCCTGA
- a CDS encoding ABC transporter permease, with amino-acid sequence MLRGFVSPELMFFMTSGNAVISVILGGVGTLVGALYGSIFLVVMKSVVGSWTEHHLIVIGLLFMAGVLFLPKGVVGFVRPRIQHLIARPRRPEAGRPPGAEPSGLKTEEVKP; translated from the coding sequence ATGCTGCGCGGCTTCGTCTCCCCCGAGCTGATGTTCTTCATGACCTCCGGCAACGCGGTGATCTCGGTGATCCTCGGTGGGGTCGGCACTCTGGTCGGGGCGCTGTACGGCAGCATCTTCCTCGTCGTGATGAAGTCGGTGGTGGGCAGCTGGACCGAGCACCACCTCATCGTCATCGGCCTGCTGTTCATGGCCGGCGTGCTGTTCCTGCCGAAGGGCGTCGTCGGCTTCGTCCGCCCCCGCATCCAGCATCTGATCGCCCGCCCCCGGCGGCCGGAGGCCGGGCGGCCCCCCGGCGCCGAGCCCAGCGGCCTCAAGACGGAGGAGGTCAAGCCATGA
- a CDS encoding branched-chain amino acid ABC transporter permease produces MHDRLTLSMRASHVLALLLVAGALGAAAIGAAVGDTFYLRLATEALIFAGLALSVDLLLGYSGALSLGQALYFGIGAYTSALVLMHVPSFWLAMATAGAASLAAALVGGLIANRVRGVYFALITFGMAQVCAKVVYNTRELGASDGMIGIPVIDIGLGPFSVSAGSPAGFFLVVLAVIMLLYAASAYLLDTPFGRVLTAIKANEKRVPFLGYSVWRARMVCYLAAGLVAGLSGRSIPCCAASSPPS; encoded by the coding sequence ATGCATGACCGCCTCACCTTGTCCATGCGGGCGAGCCATGTGCTCGCCCTCCTTCTGGTGGCGGGCGCGCTGGGCGCCGCGGCCATCGGCGCCGCCGTGGGCGACACCTTCTACCTGCGGCTCGCCACCGAGGCTCTGATCTTCGCCGGGCTCGCTCTTTCGGTTGATCTTCTGCTCGGCTACTCGGGCGCGCTGTCGCTGGGCCAGGCGCTCTATTTCGGCATCGGCGCCTATACTTCGGCGCTGGTGCTGATGCACGTGCCCTCGTTCTGGCTCGCCATGGCCACGGCGGGAGCCGCGAGCCTGGCAGCGGCGCTCGTCGGCGGGCTGATCGCGAACCGGGTGCGGGGGGTCTATTTCGCGCTCATCACCTTCGGCATGGCCCAGGTCTGCGCCAAGGTGGTCTACAACACCCGCGAGCTCGGCGCTTCCGACGGGATGATCGGCATCCCGGTGATCGACATCGGCCTTGGCCCGTTCTCGGTATCGGCGGGAAGCCCGGCGGGCTTCTTCCTGGTGGTGCTCGCGGTGATCATGCTGCTCTACGCCGCCAGCGCCTACCTCCTGGACACACCGTTCGGCCGGGTGCTGACGGCGATCAAGGCCAACGAGAAGCGCGTGCCCTTCCTCGGCTATTCGGTGTGGCGTGCCCGCATGGTCTGCTATCTCGCCGCCGGCCTCGTCGCCGGCCTGTCGGGGCGCTCTATCCCATGCTGCGCGGCTTCGTCTCCCCCGAGCTGA
- a CDS encoding branched-chain amino acid ABC transporter permease — protein MTALDYLQFVLAPQVVNGLALGVAVVLVALGLTIIFGLLDVINMSHGEFYAVGAYAGLALGAAHINFWFLLVLVPVLMLPLGMLTERLLIRPVFHSRDRHVTTLLVTFGLALIAEDLLKLAFGPNTQRPATPIPGASELCGIILPNYRLFLIGIGAAIVAAVAFVVYRTRLGAMVRAAAYDRHMAASLGVPVSLVYSGTFAFGVALAGLAGVLLAPVYSVFPTMGRDFILLAFTVVIVGGMGSIWGAVVAGLLLTQVQALASLVISPVWTDPIVFGTMVAFLVFRPQGLFGKLGHA, from the coding sequence ATGACCGCCCTCGACTATCTGCAATTCGTGCTCGCGCCCCAGGTGGTGAACGGGCTGGCCCTGGGTGTCGCCGTGGTCCTGGTCGCGCTCGGGCTCACCATCATCTTCGGGCTGCTCGACGTCATCAACATGAGCCATGGTGAATTCTACGCCGTGGGCGCCTATGCCGGCCTCGCGCTGGGTGCCGCGCATATCAACTTCTGGTTCCTGCTGGTGCTTGTTCCGGTGCTGATGCTGCCCCTCGGCATGCTCACCGAGCGCCTGTTGATCCGTCCGGTGTTCCACAGCCGCGACCGGCACGTCACCACCCTGCTGGTGACCTTCGGCCTCGCCTTGATCGCCGAGGACCTGCTGAAGCTCGCCTTCGGCCCCAACACCCAGCGCCCGGCGACCCCGATCCCCGGCGCCAGCGAGCTCTGCGGCATCATCCTGCCCAACTACCGGCTGTTCCTGATCGGCATCGGCGCGGCGATCGTCGCCGCCGTCGCCTTCGTGGTCTACCGCACCCGGCTCGGTGCCATGGTGCGCGCCGCCGCCTATGACCGCCACATGGCCGCCTCCCTCGGCGTGCCGGTGTCGCTGGTCTATTCCGGCACCTTTGCTTTCGGCGTGGCACTCGCGGGCCTGGCCGGCGTGCTGCTGGCGCCGGTCTACTCGGTGTTTCCCACCATGGGCCGCGACTTCATCCTGCTCGCCTTCACGGTGGTGATCGTCGGCGGCATGGGCTCGATCTGGGGCGCGGTGGTGGCCGGGCTGCTGCTCACCCAGGTCCAGGCGCTGGCGAGCCTCGTGATCTCCCCGGTCTGGACCGACCCGATCGTGTTCGGGACCATGGTCGCCTTCCTGGTGTTCCGCCCCCAGGGCCTGTTCGGAAAGCTCGGCCATGCATGA
- a CDS encoding ABC transporter substrate-binding protein, with product MMKMSYKAALLGALAATALSGGALAQQPAPIKVGVVTPLSGTYTPIGQQVRWGLELAAKEINAAGGIAGRPVALVFEDEEANPSVAVQKAEKLFQVENVDFLTGTVNSGSTLAVAQLAERNKKLAATTVSFADSITADKCSPNMFRVNARAGQQSLALAAWLAKDKPKAKVFYLGPDYEMGRSTVAAFKASAEQTGAQTTGEVFAPLDSKDYTQYFGQIRAARPQVIYTSVAGNDTVRLLTQLQDFGLLGTVSVVGASGTVTSQNISAIGGAAEGFATGVGYSPQIDSPENKTFVAAFRGAYKADPDLYGADSYGLLFAYKAAVEKAGGTDTDKVRAALEGLTWNTPQGEKTIRAGDHQAMQPMYVVRIDKGKFDIVDKVAADAAIGPDTCTRF from the coding sequence ATGATGAAGATGAGCTACAAGGCGGCACTGCTCGGCGCCCTCGCCGCCACCGCCCTTTCCGGCGGGGCCCTCGCCCAGCAGCCGGCGCCGATCAAGGTCGGCGTGGTCACGCCGCTCTCCGGCACCTACACCCCCATCGGCCAGCAGGTGCGCTGGGGTCTGGAGCTCGCCGCCAAGGAGATCAACGCGGCGGGCGGCATCGCCGGGCGCCCGGTCGCGCTGGTGTTCGAGGACGAGGAGGCGAACCCGTCGGTCGCGGTGCAGAAGGCGGAGAAACTGTTCCAGGTGGAGAATGTGGACTTCCTCACCGGCACGGTGAATTCGGGCTCCACCCTCGCCGTCGCCCAGCTCGCCGAGCGTAACAAGAAACTGGCGGCCACCACCGTCTCCTTCGCCGATTCCATTACCGCCGACAAGTGCTCGCCCAACATGTTCCGGGTGAATGCCCGCGCCGGCCAGCAGTCCTTGGCGCTCGCCGCCTGGCTGGCCAAGGACAAGCCCAAAGCGAAGGTGTTCTATCTCGGCCCCGACTACGAGATGGGCCGCTCCACCGTCGCCGCCTTCAAGGCGAGCGCGGAGCAGACCGGGGCGCAGACCACCGGCGAGGTGTTCGCGCCGCTGGATTCGAAGGACTACACCCAGTATTTCGGCCAGATCCGCGCCGCCCGCCCGCAGGTGATCTACACTTCGGTGGCCGGCAACGACACGGTGCGCCTTCTGACCCAGCTGCAGGACTTCGGCCTGCTCGGCACCGTCTCGGTGGTGGGCGCCTCCGGCACCGTGACCTCGCAGAACATCAGCGCCATCGGCGGGGCGGCCGAGGGGTTTGCCACCGGCGTCGGCTACTCGCCGCAGATCGACAGCCCGGAAAACAAGACCTTCGTCGCCGCCTTCCGCGGCGCCTACAAGGCCGACCCCGACCTCTACGGCGCCGACAGCTACGGCCTGCTGTTCGCCTACAAGGCGGCGGTGGAGAAGGCGGGCGGCACCGATACCGACAAGGTGCGCGCCGCCCTCGAAGGCCTGACCTGGAACACCCCGCAGGGCGAAAAGACCATCCGCGCCGGCGACCACCAGGCCATGCAGCCGATGTACGTGGTGCGCATCGACAAGGGCAAGTTCGACATCGTCGACAAGGTGGCCGCCGACGCCGCCATCGGCCCGGACACCTGCACCCGCTTCTGA
- a CDS encoding enoyl-CoA hydratase/isomerase family protein, with translation MNAYVPPPALPTDLDGFRIEIDPARERADIILDRPPMNTISMPQREQLRQTFEALDGNEAVRVIVLRAVGEHFSSGGFIKGFLEASPEHVSKLAWNIAAPARCAKPVIVANRGYTFGVGFEISLACDFRIVSETCRYALPEQKLGQIPGSGGSARLQKIVGITRTKDIVMRSKRISGRQALDWGLATECVPDAELEAATDRLVDELRAFSPIAQRTAKKLLNDTEDASLSIAIELEGHCYSRLRQSDDFREGVLAFHEKREPKFRGS, from the coding sequence ATGAACGCCTATGTTCCGCCCCCTGCACTGCCGACCGACCTCGACGGCTTCCGCATCGAGATCGACCCCGCCCGGGAGCGGGCGGACATCATCCTCGACCGCCCGCCCATGAACACCATCTCCATGCCCCAGCGCGAGCAGCTGAGGCAGACCTTCGAGGCGTTGGACGGGAACGAGGCGGTTCGCGTCATCGTGCTGCGCGCGGTGGGCGAGCACTTCTCCTCGGGCGGCTTCATCAAGGGCTTCCTGGAGGCCTCCCCCGAACACGTCTCGAAGCTCGCCTGGAACATCGCGGCCCCGGCGCGCTGCGCGAAGCCGGTGATCGTCGCCAACCGCGGCTACACCTTCGGCGTCGGCTTCGAGATCTCGCTCGCCTGCGACTTCCGCATCGTCTCGGAGACCTGCCGCTACGCCCTGCCCGAGCAGAAGCTCGGCCAGATCCCCGGCTCCGGCGGCTCGGCGCGGCTGCAGAAGATCGTCGGCATCACCCGCACCAAGGACATCGTGATGCGCTCCAAGCGCATTTCCGGCCGCCAGGCCCTCGACTGGGGCCTCGCCACCGAATGCGTCCCCGACGCCGAGCTCGAGGCGGCCACCGACCGCCTCGTGGACGAGCTGCGGGCCTTCTCGCCCATCGCCCAGCGCACGGCCAAGAAGCTGCTCAACGACACCGAGGACGCCTCGCTGTCCATCGCCATCGAGCTGGAGGGCCACTGCTACAGCCGCCTGCGCCAGTCCGACGACTTCCGCGAAGGCGTGCTCGCCTTCCACGAGAAGCGCGAACCGAAGTTCCGCGGCAGCTGA
- a CDS encoding AMP-binding protein, producing MFDLGTSFLASVARDPDALAVVDGDVRLTYAQWVERIAVVAAGLGALGLRRGDHLVTVLQNRWEAATLHWACQFAGIVMTPMNWRATADEIGYVLDNAEARALAFEAVAAPAVADCPQARALPRIGIDAPAPIAFAELAAGTATATPAASADDWSLMLYTSGTTAKPKGVPRRQRAERMAALAHVAQNLYGRGEVTLGVMPLYHTMGVRSLLAMSLIGGTFVCLPRFDVVQALELIARERITNLYLVPTLYHDLVHHARFAATDTTSVRKLGFAGAPMTDGLLKALTAAFRPELFVNHYGSSEIYTFTVNQKAAEKPGSAGKAGLNQMIRVTKLGAASPDEIAAPGEEGEIIALAASDEAFEGYWRRPDANAKSLRAGWYFTGDTGCFDADGDLHVTGRVDDMIITGGENVSPVEIESCLSMHPAVAEVAVVGLPDPRWGKIVVAFVQRRAPVTGEELDAHCRSSGLANFKRPRRYEFVAAIPKSPVGKLLRRQLVAGEYEPERSGVSAARPLPQTGPCA from the coding sequence ATGTTTGATCTCGGCACCAGCTTCCTCGCCAGCGTCGCGCGCGATCCCGACGCGCTGGCGGTGGTCGACGGCGACGTCCGGCTCACCTACGCCCAATGGGTCGAGCGGATCGCGGTGGTGGCGGCCGGGCTCGGCGCGCTCGGCCTGAGGCGCGGCGACCACCTCGTGACCGTGCTGCAGAACCGCTGGGAGGCGGCGACGCTGCACTGGGCCTGCCAGTTCGCCGGCATCGTCATGACGCCCATGAACTGGCGCGCCACCGCCGACGAGATCGGCTACGTCCTGGACAATGCCGAGGCGCGGGCGCTCGCCTTCGAGGCGGTGGCGGCGCCCGCGGTGGCGGACTGCCCGCAGGCGCGCGCTTTGCCGCGGATCGGCATCGACGCCCCGGCGCCGATCGCCTTCGCCGAGCTCGCGGCCGGCACCGCGACCGCCACGCCGGCGGCGTCCGCGGACGACTGGTCGCTCATGCTCTACACCTCCGGCACCACCGCGAAGCCGAAGGGCGTGCCGCGCCGCCAGCGGGCCGAGCGCATGGCCGCCCTCGCCCATGTGGCGCAGAATCTCTACGGCCGCGGCGAGGTAACCCTCGGCGTGATGCCGCTCTACCACACCATGGGTGTGCGCTCGCTGCTCGCCATGTCGCTCATCGGCGGCACCTTCGTCTGCCTGCCGCGCTTCGACGTCGTCCAGGCGCTGGAGCTGATCGCGCGCGAGCGCATCACCAACCTCTATCTGGTGCCGACGCTCTACCACGACCTCGTGCACCACGCGCGCTTCGCCGCCACCGACACCACGAGCGTGCGCAAGCTCGGCTTCGCCGGCGCGCCGATGACCGACGGCCTGCTGAAGGCGCTGACCGCCGCCTTCCGGCCCGAGCTGTTCGTCAACCACTACGGCTCGTCGGAGATCTACACCTTCACCGTCAACCAGAAGGCGGCGGAGAAGCCCGGCTCCGCCGGCAAGGCGGGGCTCAACCAGATGATCCGGGTGACGAAGCTCGGCGCGGCATCGCCGGACGAGATCGCCGCCCCCGGCGAGGAGGGCGAGATCATCGCCCTCGCCGCCTCGGACGAGGCCTTCGAGGGCTATTGGCGCCGGCCCGACGCCAACGCCAAGTCGCTGCGCGCCGGCTGGTACTTCACCGGCGACACCGGCTGTTTCGACGCCGACGGCGACCTCCACGTCACCGGGCGCGTGGACGACATGATCATCACCGGCGGCGAGAATGTCTCGCCGGTGGAGATCGAGAGCTGCCTGTCCATGCACCCGGCGGTGGCCGAGGTGGCCGTCGTCGGCCTTCCGGACCCCCGCTGGGGCAAGATCGTGGTCGCCTTCGTGCAGCGCCGCGCCCCGGTGACGGGGGAGGAGCTGGATGCCCATTGCCGCAGCTCCGGCCTCGCCAACTTCAAGCGGCCGCGCCGCTACGAATTCGTCGCCGCCATTCCCAAATCGCCCGTCGGCAAGCTGCTGCGCCGCCAGCTGGTGGCCGGAGAATACGAACCCGAGCGCTCCGGCGTGAGCGCCGCCCGACCCCTCCCCCAGACAGGACCCTGCGCATGA
- a CDS encoding (2Fe-2S)-binding protein: protein MPRLSADAQHLVRFTLNGAPASLRAEPRLLATDALRHRIGATGTHVGCEHGVCGACTIHIDGVPARACLTLAVQLDGRDVRTVEGLAPAADRLGVLQEAFRRHHALHCGFCTAGILMSVDAFLKAVPDPDERQVREVVGGHLCRCTGYTAIVAAVIEAAALLRGDGPHV, encoded by the coding sequence ATGCCTCGTCTGAGCGCCGACGCGCAGCACCTCGTCCGCTTCACGCTCAACGGCGCGCCGGCGAGCCTGCGGGCGGAACCACGCCTGCTCGCCACCGACGCCCTGCGCCACCGCATCGGCGCCACCGGCACCCATGTGGGCTGCGAGCACGGCGTGTGCGGCGCCTGCACCATCCACATCGACGGCGTGCCGGCGCGGGCCTGCCTCACCCTGGCGGTGCAGCTCGACGGGCGCGACGTGCGCACGGTGGAGGGCCTCGCGCCGGCCGCCGACCGCCTCGGCGTGCTGCAGGAGGCGTTCCGCCGCCACCACGCGCTGCACTGCGGCTTCTGCACCGCCGGCATCCTGATGTCGGTGGACGCCTTCCTGAAGGCGGTGCCCGACCCGGACGAGCGGCAGGTTCGGGAAGTGGTCGGCGGCCATCTGTGCCGCTGCACCGGCTACACGGCCATCGTCGCCGCCGTGATCGAGGCGGCGGCCTTGCTGAGAGGGGACGGCCCGCATGTTTGA
- a CDS encoding FAD binding domain-containing protein, with product MKPAAFDYVRAESLEEALAALAEHGAEARVIAGGQSLLPMLNMRLARPQVLVDIMRLGALRPLRRQDDAVVVPAGVRQAELLAWPELAALLPLLAAALPHLGHYQTRSRGTVCGSAAHADPSAEIPLCLVALGGEIHLRSRRRARRVAAGDFFTGMMATDKGDDEMIEAVSFPVAPPGSGFAFREFSRRHGDFAIVGCAARVAADRVELTVCGVADRPERRSWPALSGSALDDALNAFAWELEAREDLHASARLRRDLVRSLGRAVIAEASACLV from the coding sequence ATGAAGCCAGCTGCCTTCGACTATGTCCGCGCGGAGAGCCTGGAAGAGGCGCTCGCCGCCCTCGCCGAGCACGGCGCCGAGGCGCGGGTGATCGCCGGCGGCCAGTCGCTGCTGCCCATGCTCAACATGCGCCTCGCCCGCCCGCAGGTGCTGGTGGACATCATGCGCCTCGGCGCCCTCCGCCCGCTCAGGCGGCAGGATGACGCCGTCGTCGTCCCCGCCGGGGTGCGGCAGGCGGAACTGCTCGCCTGGCCGGAGCTGGCGGCCCTGCTGCCGCTGCTCGCCGCCGCCTTGCCCCATCTCGGCCACTACCAGACCCGCAGCCGCGGCACCGTCTGCGGCTCGGCCGCCCACGCCGATCCGAGCGCCGAGATCCCCCTGTGCCTGGTGGCCCTCGGCGGCGAGATCCACCTGCGCAGCCGCCGCAGGGCGCGGCGCGTCGCGGCGGGCGATTTCTTCACCGGCATGATGGCCACCGACAAGGGCGACGACGAGATGATCGAGGCCGTCTCGTTCCCCGTGGCGCCGCCCGGCAGCGGCTTCGCGTTCCGTGAATTCTCCCGCCGGCACGGCGACTTCGCCATCGTCGGCTGCGCCGCCCGCGTCGCCGCCGACCGGGTGGAGCTCACCGTGTGCGGCGTCGCCGATCGTCCCGAGCGGCGCTCCTGGCCGGCCTTGTCCGGCAGCGCCCTCGACGATGCGCTCAACGCCTTTGCCTGGGAGCTGGAGGCGCGGGAGGACCTGCATGCCAGCGCCCGCCTGCGGCGCGACCTGGTGCGCAGCCTCGGCCGCGCCGTCATCGCGGAGGCCTCCGCATGCCTCGTCTGA